In the genome of Aedes aegypti strain LVP_AGWG chromosome 2, AaegL5.0 Primary Assembly, whole genome shotgun sequence, the window gaagcagtactagtggtgaagcggagggcgccattcggtttagtgctagagggactatatctatttaatgtatctgaagcttgtgggaccgctttaattccggcgcctgcttgtggaagatcccggtgtgctaaacggtataggacatgttaacgggggaggcttggtaggtcctcacccagcccgtgtctagatgggcggataattgtctgccagggtgtggattgagcaattacaattacaataatcgtgtcccaggctaagGTTGTATGGGGAAAATAGACCAAATGTATGAGAAAAACCGGTTTAACTACATTTTTGGCTTTCGAGCTCCAGATACTTGGACAttgctaatggacccttttaagcttagAAAGTGGTGAAAATTCTCTTTGGATACATTTCTTCGACGTTGTGGATTTTTTTCTACGGATGGAACATATTGCCCGGTTTATTTTGAGACGTCAAGATTTGGACAGATTTCAAAAAACATCTTGTATCCTCTTTAGAAGCTACATGGCAATGTAGCAGATCATGACAAACTGAGTGAACAACCCATTGACATAAAAATCTATGCAAGTAATGCGTTTGTTGTTGCCGTTGTTGCGCTAGAGCAGTCTTCTTAAACTTTTTACTTTAACTTAAGATTTTAACAGTTTGGATTTTTATACAGACATGGTCTTCCTTACAATACGTATAACATTATTATTGCATAACTTTTAGAAATTAAAGCAAGAAGAAGCTGAGCGACGAAGGTTAGAAAAGGAAGAAGAGGACATGACTCCCGAGCAGAAATTGGCTGAAAAGCTCCGACTTCAGAAATTACAAGAGGAATCTGATCTGAAGAATGCCCTGGACACATTTGGAGTGACGTCCATTGTTGGCGGAATCGATGGTATGCATCCCACCAACAAGGAGGAATTTATCGAACTTTCCGATGCCATCTGCAAGAAgctttcaaattacaaaaacgaTACCGAGTATTGTGCGTTTTTGGAGGATCTTGTCACCAAGTTGTTCGCCAGTTGTAAGTATTCTTtgagatttattttatttgagtttttgaaaacatatttcGGTTTTCGTTTGCAGTGCCATCGGCCAATATTAGGAAAGTCAAAGGTATTCTGGACAATCTTTATCTAGAAAAGCAGAAGTTAGAAAAGGGTGATAAGCCCAAGAAAAAGGCGGGCGGAAAGATTAAGGCCAGGCTACGAATGGATGGCGAAAATGTAAGAATTTCTTTCGGTGCTTAAGATCTGTTTTGTAACTCTATTTCCTTTTCAGCAAAACTTTGACGAATACGCTCCTAAGTACGACGATTTCGATGAGTACGATGATTTTATGTAACATTCGCTATAAATAGACAAAATGTTACAAGTTCGCTCGGACGTGGCAAAGAGTGCACGTGATTGACTAACGTTCCGAAGTGGAAAACAAATCGAACGCTCATCTAGCAGAGATACAACCCCTCAAACAGGAATTAAAGTAATTTTCTTGCATAACTAATCAAAACATGAAAAtgagactttttttttgttatctaaTTGAACTATGTGCGATATTTTTGTCTGTCGCTTTTGTTCACAACCCCTTTATTTTACGTTGCTAGCCGAATGGCCGACCACAGTGTTGTCCATCGTAAGATAGAGTTCCATCCCTCATTGCAAATTAGAATAATCAATTGTCTCCGTTTGTTTCTGTTTAGCCCTTTCTACAAGTAGCTATTAAATAAAAGTTGGCTGGAACAAACAACTGTGCTGGATAAGAGGAAGATAAGAATTAGGATTTTCAATTTAGACCGTTGTAACGAACCATGCCGAAAACAAAACTAGGACGAAAAGAGAGCGCACGCTACAATGGCCAAACTTACAGAAAACGATATCATGTCAAAGCTACAAAGTATGATTTTAGCGATCGAACTGTATAGAGTTGTGGTCAAAAGGCAGGATAAATACTGGTAGGCTGCATAGAGTTTCTGAGAATGTGTAAATaggagataaaaaaaacattgaataaaAGTTTCGACGCAGAAAAAGCAGTGCTATCTactaatttgcataaaacatTCCGATATACAGGTACTAGCTTAATGGTTTTCAGAAGCTTACACGCAATAACAATCGCGTTGTCTCTATCTCATGTCTGGTTAAAGTcgatttatctttatttatatttatctCTTGTCGTTTCGTTTCAATATCCAGCACTTACAAGGTGTAGCAGTTGAGTAACGCCGAAGGCTTAATGAGAGGAAAAATAAACCAACGTTGACGATAActaattctcccaaaattttaaGTGATATGGAAAACATTTACTATGCGAAAGGtaaactttttgtgttcagtcctcctactgctcgtcataataaacttttgaaaagtgaacaaactcttatGTGAAAATTTCCCAGCTACTTTAccaaagaccacattttgacgAGACGTAAgtataatttattattattaaaaaaagacacggacaccgtcttcagccatttagccgCA includes:
- the LOC5576042 gene encoding eukaryotic translation initiation factor 3 subunit J; its protein translation is MEEDWEQLSEQEKVPIPAKKPDVNKWDGEDEEEEVKDSWEDEDELEEKKDEEKVETPKAKPKKTLQQKIADKEKLKQEEAERRRLEKEEEDMTPEQKLAEKLRLQKLQEESDLKNALDTFGVTSIVGGIDGMHPTNKEEFIELSDAICKKLSNYKNDTEYCAFLEDLVTKLFASLPSANIRKVKGILDNLYLEKQKLEKGDKPKKKAGGKIKARLRMDGENQNFDEYAPKYDDFDEYDDFM